The Sciurus carolinensis chromosome 5, mSciCar1.2, whole genome shotgun sequence genome segment ACCTATTCTGAATGTACTGATGGGAGATCTTGACATAGCCTGAGGAGTTGAAGGTAGCCTATGCTTTGAAGTATATGCAGGAGTTAACTAGGtaacagagaaaagaaggaaataaaagaattccaGGCAGAGATAATAATAAGTGCAAAGGTCCCAATGCAGAAAGTAACATAGCAAGTTGAAGAAGCTGAAAAAAGGTCAGGGTAGCTAGAGTCAATCATCAGGGGGAGAATAGGCCAAGATGAGGATGGAAGGGAGATTCCTTGTTAGGAGGGTTAATTTTCATTCTTGAAAACATGGAAGACATCAAGAGTTCTAAGCTACGGGTTGGCAAAAACAGatttgagttctagaagctttatCTGGGTGGATGAATATGAGCTTCTGCAGAAGTCCAAGGAAGTCATGACAGCTGCTTGGGGCATGTAGTGACCATGGAAATGGAGACCAGCATATCTGGGGCAAGAGACCCCTGAAAGATGAAACTTACAGAACTTGGAAATGGAATGGGTAGGAAAAGGCtcagggaagagggaaagggagaagtcgtgggaggagagaaagggagaagtcaTAGGAGATTCTTAGATTGTGAGATCCCCAAAGAAGGATGTGAGTATGAAACACTAGAATACACAGGTATAAAGCTGTCCAATGGGCAGTTGGAGATATGGGCTGGAACCAGACAAGTGGCATGGCCTGGGTATACTGTCAGTGTGTGCTGAGACCAGGTATGGGTAAGATCACCCATGTCCACActgcagagggagaagagaagctcCAGTGCTGGGAGCAAGGAAAGCCAACCATCAGGAAGAGGAAGACAAGCAGCTGACCAGCCAGACAGTGAGGGAGAAGTCAAGAGTCAAGGTCCCTCACAAGAATACAGTGGCCAATAGTCTTGCTTGTAGTTTAGAAGTCAGTCAGTCAGTGAACATGACTCATTGGAAGGCTCATCTGGACCAAACAGAGGGGGCAAGGGTAAGGGGTACAAAGCAGAGCAAGGAGGGTGAAGGAAATAATGGAGGTAAGGGTAGGATAGGAagcatttaagagaaaaaaatgcttttgaaagcCATAGATATATGCAAGGAATTTATCATGCTGTGATTAAGTATTAACTTTTGTTTCTGTGTGTTCATTGGACCAGATTCCAAGACCTGGATTCTAGCATGGCTCAGCCCTATGCAACTTGTCCTCAGTCATGTCATCTGAAGGTACTCACACCACTCTACCTGCAAAGGGCTCTATGCCAACTCAGGTTGGCTTCCTTCACATGACTGAAAGTAGTGAGCAGGACAGTTTTCCACAATGGTCTCTGGAAAGGTCGTTTCAGCAGCAGTGGCAATGCTTCCAGGAGGCCGCTGGTTAGGGAAGAGCCCAAGCACAGAGTGACAGGTCCCCTAAATGTCCACAAAATTAGTGCCACATCATTCCACTCCTATGTCTTGTCCAAACACAGCACCTGCTAGACTTTATCCGACTCCTTAAGCCGTATCTCAGTAGTACAAACATGTCAATCTGAATTTTACAAATGGTCTTAAGATCCATGGTCATGGGTCTTTTTTACTAAAATTTCTATTATCTTGCTCCTCTGTTTCCTGTGCCTCAATTTTCCATTCAGGAAACACTAAGTCAGAATAAAGATAGCCAATTCAGAGCATTACTACAAATATTGAGCTTCTATGTTGATATGCTCAGCATACAAAGGCATGTAAGACCTTCTTCCAGGATTCAAGAAACTTTCTAgttgaggagaaaaagaaacaatcatcaATTTCTAAAGTATATTGGTTACAACATGTGATCTGCAGCAATACAGCATGAGCTATGGGAAGGTAGCTCCAGCATGATGTGGGGACCGGAAAGAGCCCATCTGAGCCAGACTGGGGAGTCAGGATGGGGCCCCACCGTATGGTGGCAGAAACAAAGTACCTTGGTGATTCTCCAAAGAAATGTACTCCCCAAGTTTGAgttattatgattattaatattattaataaactaTCTTAGACTAGATTAATATCCAGGAGCTACAGTCTGGGGAAGGTCTTGTGAAAGCCCCAAGGTCTGCATTTAACATTTGCATAGTgggtttattttaattagtttacaCTTCATCCTGAGCACTCTGAAAATTCTCCTGGGCAGCTTTTTGGTTCTTTTAGCTGTCAAAATAGATACTCAAGCCTCCTGCCAACAATAAATCGAACAACGTGCTGCTGCTGGCTGAGTGGACTTGAGTTTGGCCGCTATAGTTCTATTTCCTGTAAAATCTAAGTTATTAATTCAGTGGGAAAAGGGCCTTTGCTCAGATTTTActaaaagacacacacacacacacacacacacacacacacacacacacccctacacaAACTGGGTCAAACATATTAGAAATCCCAAAGGTTTAAAACAGGTTTCTGAAATTTCTTGGGCCATCAACAAATCcatgaatattagaaaaattaaacttgTGTTAGggtttttgcaaaaaaaaaaaaaaaaagcctacatTTGGAATTTTGTTGAGTTcaaatatagatttaaaaaaaaaaaaaaagactgaagtcCAACTGCCGGCATTATAGCTATATTACTGACATTTAAAGATAGCTTTCCCACTGAGCATGTTATTGGCCTTTGGTCAATTTGGTTCCACTAAAAtgatttttcctcctcttcctagATGAGCAGTGATGACACCAAATATAAGcataaaaagaagttttaaaactaCAGATCCTAAACCGCAGCAAGGCAGGCACCCACAACCCCCACTAATGTAACAGGTATGTGTGTTCCATTACTGTAAGAAATACCTAagacaatcaacttaaaaagatgaaaagtttaTGTTGGTTCACCATTTGGGatgttttagtccatggtcagttgaccccattgcttttggaGGATGATCAGCTCATCTTCCTCTgcaaaaggagagaggaagaggagggagggacaaaTATCCCAATATCCTCtttaagggcacacccccaatgacctaacctcccattaggccccacctcttaaagtttctaccacctcccaatagtgccaagctAAGGACTAAGCCTTTaaaacatgggcctttggagaaCATTCAGATCCAAACCAAAGCAATATGAAACCAACCTAAAAGCCAGGAAAACACTTTCTGTGACACTGGAAACACTTTCTGTGGTTGGGCACTGTGCTGAAGGGTACCAATGGGTAGTGAGAGAATGAGGTCAGCATTATGACAGTCTCATATGACACTAGATATTCCAAATCAGAACTGGAAAAATTACCTGAAGAAAGTTGGGAAGGAAGGTATCTCTCTCATTCCTGAGACAGAAGTAAGATGGTTATTTTCTGAATGCTCTATCAGTGAACATCCTTCACTACTATTTGGAATTACAATGTAAATCCAAGATCAGTTACAGTTCTTTGGCCACAGGCAACAGAAAGTGGACAAATGAAGGAAAATGGCAAGTATGAAAAGGAAATTTGAGATCTTATGCACTCGAAGTGAAGACTGCAGCTCCAGGGAAGGAAAGGTCAGGGACCAGGCAGCCCCCACTGTGTATTGAAAGCTTTACTGCAGAGAAGGATACGTAAGCCTGTTTCCATCCTTGCCTGACTTCAGGAGAAATGGTAAAACACATGGCCCTGCCCCGAGTCTCACATCCACATGGGTAGCGTGGCACCTTGACTTTCACACCTCAAGTCTAAATATGGTGGCAGGGAGAAGAAATTCCCAAAAAATAACAAGTAGTTTTACTCAGAGAGGGATAGAAGCTGAgtgttcaaaaagaaaaaagaaaattctgttaaTAAAATAGTAAGGGGCATTTAATTAGCTAGGGACCATTTACTTGACTCTAAGATTCTAGATATTTAGGTCTGCAACTATCTTAATTTCATCTTAATGTGGAAGTGTAGGAACACTAGTATTACTGAGTTTATTACTAGTCATTGCCAAGATCAAAGTCCCAGCATTCAGGATACCAGGAGACTCCCTGGCTATATGAACAGGATTTCAAGGAACAGAAAACCTGATTTATAGTAGCTCAAACCATTAAGGTTCCCCTCAACCCTGATAACACAAACCTCAGAATGGGTTTGTCACTGCAATACTACTGAGGACCTGGGGCACTCAACTGCCGTCCTCAGCAAGTTGGACTTTGGTGGTCATGGCTTGTCCCATGTTATGGTTGAATGGTGCCCCcaaaaatccatatgttgaagttctaaccttCAATACCTCATTTGGAAATAGAGATATTGCTGATATAATCAGACAGGATGAGGACAGTGGGAAGGATACTAATCAGGTTTGGCTGATGTCTCATAAAAAAGGACAACTGAAACACAGAGGCAAGCATGGAAGGAAGACAATGTTAACAGACATAGGAAGAGGACAGCATCTAGGCACCAACAAAGGAGGTCTGGAACAGATTCTTCCTCACTGCCCTCAGAAGGAAacaaccctgctgacacctcaATTTTGGACCTCCATTTCCCAAACTGAGACATGATATATTCCTATTGTTCAAGCATCAGCATATGGAACTTTGCTAGAGCATCATAGCAAATACAGTTTCAGGCTTCCTGTCTGCAttcaaagcaggaaaaaaaggCACTGAAGGGTTTGTTCCTTTGATCAGAAAGACAAGAACTTTCCTCTGACATCTAGCTGCTTCCATCCCTGTGATCAGAACCACATATTCTAGTCATGCTAGCTGCATAGGGAGCCTGTGGCATGAGGGCATGAGgttatatctcattgtgattttaatttgcatttcccaaataaCGATCTTGAGCCCTTTTCCTATACCAGTGGGCCACTTATAGTTAGTTGGgcttttttgagaaatatctattcagttcatttatcaatttttttatcagatcatttgcttttgttttttgagattatttttactattgttttaggagtactttatgtattttggacATTAATCCTTTATCAAATATACGGttcacaaatatttcctcccattccacagcttgccttttcattttgctgaCTGTTTTCTTTACTGCACAAAAGTTTTATTTGATGTAATCCCACTtgtccatttttgttttcattccctGGGACCTCTCAATAAATTTTCCCTCTTACATCTTACAAAGATGAGGCTCACCTGCACTGTGGAGGATAATCTGCTTTACCCAGAGTCTACTGACTTTAATGATAATCACATCTAAAATATACTGTCAGAGCTATAAAAAGACTGGTTTTTAACCAAACACTGTAGAATGGACTAGCTAAGTTGACGTATAAAATTAGCCATCACAGAATGTAGTTCTTGTGCAAAGCTATTAAGCTGGATGTCCTGTTCATACCATGCACTTCTTTCTTTTGCAGAGAAAAATAATCCTCATTTTGCAATTGTAACTGGTCGACAAGAAGCTCTAATTTTGTGGGAAGTGGTCTGCACCTACTCTTTGCCAGAATCATCACCTAAAGGCACCCACCAGCTGGCAGAGAAGACTTTCCTAGAGCCGACAGACAATGCAGGGGAACAAGAAATGCACAGATGGGTTCAGCGACTCCTCCAGCATTGGTAGCGTATTGGATGATGCAGACAGGGAGGTGAGCAACCTCACAGACCGGGCGTTCCGAAGCTTGTGCGTCTCAGAGGACGCATCTTTCCATGACTCCAATCTGTCCCCAGATATCACCCACCAGGTGTTTGGGACATTCCACCAGGGAACAGTGAGCCACACCCACAGAAAAAGTGGCATTTGGAGCCAGCTTCCGTCACAAGGCACAGAGCATGCAGGCTGGGCAGCCACCTTCCAACAGCTACCCAAGTATGTTCAAGGGGAGGAAAAGTACCCCAAAAGCAGCCCCCCACCAACACCATCCCAGAGGAGACTGGAGATGCCAGTTTCTGGCCTGAGGAGCAGCAACAAGCCTGTTTCCAAAGTATCATCACTAATCAAGTCTTTTGACAGGACTGAGAGCCAACATTGCGACAGCAGGCCTCCCACCAGCAAGCCCCCAGCTCTCAAAAATCCCCCCAAGTTTGCCCCTCTTCCAGACAGCAGTGTCAACTTCTGCTTTGATTCTGCTTTTTTGACTGTCAGGAGGGTGCCCGCTGAAGTCTCCAACACCCATCAGAACAGCCTCCAGTCAGGCAGGAACCACGGAGAACAAGAGTCCCCAAAGAATCCAGAAATGGCCTGTCATGGCTCCGGCAGCTTTCTCCCCAAGCCTGACAATTCAGCCAGCTCATTTGAGTCAAGATTCCCCTCTCCACCCCATAAGCCAGCCAAGGCTGAACCCATAAGAGGCAAGGAATGGGTTCACAAAGGGACTTTTCTGCATAGTGAAAACAGTGCTTTTGAGTCATGGAATGCCCACCAACCTAAGCTGCTCGAGAGAAAGGACATCACTGAAACCATCCCAGAAAGCAAAACCCCCAAACATTATGAGGACACACCCTTGTCAAGAGAACCTTATCCCCCTGAGCACAAAGTCTCTCCCTGTCCTGTCCGGGCCGGCTGCACTCAGGAAGAAAGCAGATTAGGAGCAGGGGCTCTGTCCACATCTGGACCCTGGGGCTGCAGAGATCCAGGACCCCCAGTATTCCCTGTGGAGGGGAAAGCTTCCAGCTCACAGTCTGACCCTCAGGTGAAGTCAACCCAACCTCCATGGAGGAAGCCAAAGACTggcaaaggagggaaggaaagtctACAAGACACTCTGGAAGAAAAGAAACCGACCAACAGGAGAGGCCCACCTCTACATTCAAAGCACAACCTCCAGGGGCAATTTCCAGAAGATGAGGCTCTGGACATGCCTGGGGACCCCAATGAGCATTATAGTCCTCCTTTTAATATCAGTAAGCTCCTGACTCCCATTATACCCACCAAGCATGTCCTGGAATCATCAGACACCCAGTCAGGGGAGATAAGCCCATCCCCCACAGGACAGCTAAATGGATACCAGGAGAAGGAACCCAGTGAATGTCAGTCAAGAGACAGCTACAAATCCAAAGCACCCAGTCTGCTGTTCAACCTCAAGGATGTACGGAAGCGTGTTAAGAGTACATACAGTCCCTCACCTCTCTTGAAAGGCTTCGATGAGAAAACCAGAATTAAGACTGATGGCCAGCAAGAACCTGTGAGCAATGGGGTCATCCTCTCCAATGGACTTGAGGAAAGCCCTCCTAGTGAACTTTCTAAGGAAAGAGCAGCCAATGTCCCTAGTGTATCACAGAGTGGTACTCAAAAGGACCCTACCACTGACCTTGGTGAGTCCTCTGCAGATGATCATCTAACCCTCAATTCACATCCAACTCTCACCAAAGACCCCTGTGTCAATGGGGAGACTGCAGAAAGAAGCAGTGATGGAAAGGAAGATGCCAACGGAGAGTCGGAGCTGTGTCCCACCAGGCCAGGCTGGAGTCCAGACTCCAGGGAACGCCGCTCCAGGAAGCACCTCTCCTTGAAACTTTGCAATAGGGAGCTTGAGGCTGGACAGGCTGCAGAGCAAACAAAGAGCCACCAGCTGGAGAATGGGCTCTTGAGATCCATCTCCCAAGAGATGGAGGCAGAGCGAGATATAGGAATTCAGAACCCACTCCTGAACCAGAAATTCTCCCCAGGGCCCCTATCCCCTGAGGAGGAGGATGTGTTTTACAGTGACAGCCAGTCTGATTTTATGCCAAGCCTCCAAAGTAAGGCCAAATTCAGCACCAGCTCTTCAGATCAATCCTTTGCCTCATTTGATGATCAGCAGAAGTCATGGTTTACTGAGAATCAACGAGAAGACAGGAAGAATGATATGAGTGTAGGTgacagacagaaggaagagaaggaaaaggtgaTGGGGAAAGATGAGCTACAGCAGAATGCTTTAAGAAATGGACACATGTGCATGGATGAGCACAGCCACGGGGAAGCActacagagagaagaggaaagtcTGGGAGGAGAGAGACCCAGGAAGGCATCAATGGAAGAAGGAAATTTCAGAGGCTCTTGGATTGGGGGAAATAAGGATATGGCCCTTTCACATGGCAAAGACCCCACCCCCTCTCCATCTTCTGCTACAAACAAGCACAAACTGTTTACAATTAAAGACAACACTCTTAGAGCCACCCCTGTGATCAAACCTATCATCCTGCCTCTTCTGAGGACCGTGTCCTCAGAGGACTCACTTGGCAGTGaccaaaaagaggaagaattacCAAGGCAAGGGTGGGGCGGAGATGCTGCTGGTCCCTGTGCCCATGAAAGCCAGGACATGCCCAACACCCTGACATCCACTAATTTGCAGGGTACACACTTGAAGCACATGTCCTATGAAGGCCTAGAAGACCCTGAGCAGGTATTCAATGCAGCCAGGACAGATAACTCCCAAACAACCC includes the following:
- the C5H10orf71 gene encoding cardiac-enriched FHL2-interacting protein, which codes for MQGNKKCTDGFSDSSSIGSVLDDADREVSNLTDRAFRSLCVSEDASFHDSNLSPDITHQVFGTFHQGTVSHTHRKSGIWSQLPSQGTEHAGWAATFQQLPKYVQGEEKYPKSSPPPTPSQRRLEMPVSGLRSSNKPVSKVSSLIKSFDRTESQHCDSRPPTSKPPALKNPPKFAPLPDSSVNFCFDSAFLTVRRVPAEVSNTHQNSLQSGRNHGEQESPKNPEMACHGSGSFLPKPDNSASSFESRFPSPPHKPAKAEPIRGKEWVHKGTFLHSENSAFESWNAHQPKLLERKDITETIPESKTPKHYEDTPLSREPYPPEHKVSPCPVRAGCTQEESRLGAGALSTSGPWGCRDPGPPVFPVEGKASSSQSDPQVKSTQPPWRKPKTGKGGKESLQDTLEEKKPTNRRGPPLHSKHNLQGQFPEDEALDMPGDPNEHYSPPFNISKLLTPIIPTKHVLESSDTQSGEISPSPTGQLNGYQEKEPSECQSRDSYKSKAPSLLFNLKDVRKRVKSTYSPSPLLKGFDEKTRIKTDGQQEPVSNGVILSNGLEESPPSELSKERAANVPSVSQSGTQKDPTTDLGESSADDHLTLNSHPTLTKDPCVNGETAERSSDGKEDANGESELCPTRPGWSPDSRERRSRKHLSLKLCNRELEAGQAAEQTKSHQLENGLLRSISQEMEAERDIGIQNPLLNQKFSPGPLSPEEEDVFYSDSQSDFMPSLQSKAKFSTSSSDQSFASFDDQQKSWFTENQREDRKNDMSVGDRQKEEKEKVMGKDELQQNALRNGHMCMDEHSHGEALQREEESLGGERPRKASMEEGNFRGSWIGGNKDMALSHGKDPTPSPSSATNKHKLFTIKDNTLRATPVIKPIILPLLRTVSSEDSLGSDQKEEELPRQGWGGDAAGPCAHESQDMPNTLTSTNLQGTHLKHMSYEGLEDPEQVFNAARTDNSQTTLKGNYSSPSLVGEGDRMKPPPEAAHEIMASDSKSRSIDSGKLVAPLHIPRIALPEDDLEDQRPLQSLSACWEEQAQKQGFQSHFLSAPRAGPPGRRLVPGELATSPNPSSPGESSACSPATSSVWDDVSQAPEELGPSEEQPRASPWASPGPARLTRREDLTHGLVWEDSSDTQHEPGAEDLRTVSPRGALMDVSTGSAAPLEKPGPPALLERAAGKPPAVPPKTEKALRRAKKLASKRRKTDLAQEKHGEFWEGKPCAEDSQRTERRPLSPGERSRARFPTVRSLPPPVHRHSVSGVSEPVGRRPWGPQPLTPLPPYPATQKVLQDPQSGEYFVFDLPLQVKIKTFYDPETGKYVKVSVPSSEGVSPEPPLQDALAAPYLLYPGFRPVPVTALMPLRCSSQLSAPTFLRQGPRARPQSAHEAGLQPIPGPQGDSTQHAATQHPRGPPGSPEEEGAEAPGLGIISTDDLEDFATEGIS